The Lycium barbarum isolate Lr01 chromosome 9, ASM1917538v2, whole genome shotgun sequence genome has a segment encoding these proteins:
- the LOC132611845 gene encoding uncharacterized protein LOC132611845 codes for MTTNGEALDQVKVAEKILWSLSIKFHTKKTVLEAIKDLRTLTLDDLEGELVTYEMSLNQQTTQTVDEALQEKVNQPKEKEEKSNLVETNQRGHNFRGKGRGGRGDYRGHGRGNFSYQQRNDNNFRKEQQSNQKFQRRDKSKVQCYNCGKYGHYQCDCWYNESENREEQAKMVENYRDKQETLLFSSSATEENKGNEWFIDSGCSNHMYGNKELFVDLDESFKAMVRLGNNARVPAV; via the coding sequence ATGACGACTAATGGAGAAGCATTAGATCAAGTTAAAGTTGCTGAAAAAATATTGTGGTCCTTGAGTATAAAATTTCACACTAAGAAGACGGTTCTTGAGGCAATCAAAGATCTTAGAACTTTGACACTTGATGATTTAGAAGGTGAACTGGTGACATATGAGATGTCCTTAAATCAACAAACAACTCAAACAGTTGATGAGGCATTGCAAGAAAAGGTGAATCAAcctaaagaaaaagaagaaaaatcaaaTCTAGTTGAAACAAATCAAAGAGGTCACAATTTCAGAGGTAAAGGACGAGGTGGTAGAGGTGATTATcgaggccatggtagaggtaatTTTTCCTATCAACAGAGAAATGATAATAATTTCAGGAAGGAACAACAGAGTAATCAAAAATTTCAAAGACGTGATAAATCAAAGGTTCAATGTTATAATTGTGGAAAATATGGACATTATCAATGTGATTGTTGGTACAATGAATCTGAAAATAGGGAAGAACAGGCAAAGATGGTTGAAAATTATAGAGATAAACAAGAGACATTATTATTTTCTAGCTCCGCAACTGAAGAAAATAAAGGGAATGAATGGTTTATTGATTCTGGTTGTAGCAATCATATGTATGGAAATAAGGAATTATTTGTTGATCTAGATGAATCATTTAAAGCTATGGTAAGACTTGGCAATAATGCAAGGGTGCCTGctgtttga